A section of the Babesia microti strain RI chromosome I, complete genome genome encodes:
- a CDS encoding peptidyl-prolyl cis-trans isomerase-like 4 (overlaps_old_locusTagID:BBM_I02405) has protein sequence MASQNCEDHPHTNNTQTSEANDISNEKIDTNPEFVKEFEALERIKEREARSRAVTLEILGDLPNADAKPPNNVLFVCKLNSVTEAEDLKIIFSRFGTILSCNVVKDYKTGESLQYAFIEFEKEESCTDAYFKMENVLIDDRRIHVDFCQSIPTLWKKYKAGNITKGDYKELTHSTIGGERVIGKSSHSLSYPEEREHSPGLHNKGGEGEDRDRYRDRDRDRDRDRDRDRDRDRDRDRDRYRDRDRDRDRDRYRDRDRDRDRYRYRDYRSKIHTHKIS, from the exons ACTAATAACACCCAGACATCTGAAGCAAACGATATATCTAATGAAAAGATAGATACTAATCCCGAATTTGTAAAGGAGTTTGAAGCTCTAGAACGCATAAAAGAGAGGGAAGCCAGATCTAGGGCTGTGACACTTGAAATCCTTGGCGATCTTCCTAATGCAGATGCAAAACCACCAAATAACGTCCTCTTTGTCTGTAAATTGAACTCTGTCACTGAGGCTGAAGATTTGAAAATAATCTTTAGCAG ATTCGGCACCATTCTCTCGTGCAACGTAGTAAAAGATTATAAAACCGGTGAATCACTACAATACGCATTCATAGAATTTGAGAAGGAAGAATCCTGCACTGATGCTTACTTTAAAATGgaaaatgttttaattGATGACCGGAGAATTCACGTGGACTTTTGCCAATCCATACCCACACTGTGGAAGAAATACAAGGCTGGTAACATTACCAAGGGGGATTACAAAGAGTTGACTCACAGCACAATTGGCGGTGAACGCGTTATCGGAAAATCCTCGCATTCCCTGAGCTACCCTGAAGAACGAGAACACTCCCCTGGTCTCCACAATAAAGGAGGCGAGGGTGAGGACAGGGATAGGTATAGGGACAGGGATAGGGACAGGGACAGGGATAGGGACAGGGACAGGGATAGGGACAGGGACAGGGACAGGGATAGGTATAGGGACAGGGATAGGGACAGGGACAGGGATAGGTATAGGGATAGGGACAGGGATAGGGACAGGTATAGGTATAGGGACTACCGCAGTAAAATACATACGCATAAAATCTCTTAA